In Bdellovibrio sp. ArHS, one genomic interval encodes:
- a CDS encoding beta-propeller fold lactonase family protein, which yields MILLGTFFYFITAGWIAHAGPQDLVPFFSKDFLVKTAETGCMPKGMKADNSGSFLYVAEMCGKIDPAKKRRVPTASIFDLKKQTLAKTVVTPAGPVDGIFANTEVDFSIDGRFAFISRAEGGKTAEIFQSGGLLSVVDTKSQNIIKYIPTKGEGSKIIAARPLLSDKPHEQILYVANYFSDDVSVIDVSNLKNDGNLDGSSHFIRKIRLQTSFTNPSIKKYLIAPRGITFTPDGKYALILATETGSLIIVDAVNHKQIAELSPIEESTAGRAVNLRHVVVTKNGRLAYFSHMRGNAVSRIDMDKLMQEISKVAPMATPVLPSQVWNKLFVPFNTSEGLKKILILEDYPTDHPNFPGKKWDLAHPNTIVLDPQDNRYLYVSSRTTSYKDDSKVDPRIKGKIDIIDTRNGKIVFTLVGGAQPTALEVSPDGSTLVSAGLKDDKLYFYDVSKIISLYERR from the coding sequence ATGATTCTTCTAGGTACTTTTTTTTATTTTATCACCGCAGGATGGATCGCTCATGCGGGCCCCCAGGACCTCGTTCCGTTTTTTTCAAAAGATTTTTTGGTAAAGACAGCGGAGACCGGCTGTATGCCCAAGGGAATGAAAGCAGACAACTCAGGGAGCTTTCTGTACGTCGCTGAAATGTGTGGGAAAATCGATCCCGCCAAAAAGAGAAGAGTCCCGACTGCCTCCATCTTCGACCTTAAGAAGCAAACCCTGGCAAAAACCGTGGTGACACCAGCGGGCCCCGTGGATGGCATTTTCGCCAATACCGAGGTGGACTTCTCTATCGATGGTCGCTTTGCGTTTATCTCTCGGGCTGAGGGCGGCAAAACCGCCGAGATATTTCAAAGTGGCGGCCTGCTTAGTGTGGTGGATACCAAGTCCCAAAATATTATCAAATACATTCCAACAAAAGGAGAAGGCTCTAAAATCATCGCCGCGCGCCCTTTACTGTCAGACAAACCACATGAACAGATACTGTATGTTGCCAATTATTTTTCCGACGACGTCAGCGTCATTGATGTTTCTAACTTGAAGAACGATGGCAACCTGGACGGGAGCAGTCACTTCATTAGAAAGATACGCCTGCAAACCAGTTTTACCAACCCCAGCATCAAAAAGTATCTTATTGCGCCCCGCGGGATCACTTTTACTCCTGACGGAAAGTACGCTTTGATCTTAGCCACGGAAACAGGCAGCTTGATCATTGTGGATGCCGTCAACCACAAACAAATTGCGGAACTTTCACCTATAGAAGAGTCCACCGCCGGTCGTGCGGTAAACTTACGGCATGTCGTGGTGACGAAGAACGGTCGACTTGCCTACTTCAGCCACATGCGCGGAAATGCTGTTTCGCGAATAGACATGGATAAACTGATGCAAGAAATCTCGAAGGTCGCGCCCATGGCTACACCGGTTCTTCCATCTCAAGTCTGGAACAAACTTTTTGTTCCGTTCAACACTTCAGAAGGTCTGAAAAAGATTTTAATCTTGGAGGACTATCCGACAGATCACCCCAACTTCCCCGGAAAAAAGTGGGACCTTGCGCATCCGAATACCATTGTGTTGGATCCCCAAGACAATCGCTATCTGTATGTCTCTTCGCGCACCACTAGTTACAAGGATGACAGTAAAGTCGATCCGCGCATAAAAGGAAAAATTGATATCATCGACACCAGAAACGGGAAAATCGTATTTACTCTGGTGGGCGGTGCTCAACCAACAGCCTTGGAAGTTTCACCCGATGGATCTACTTTAGTTTCCGCGGGCCTTAAGGACGATAAACTCTATTTTTATGACGTGAGCAAAATTATTTCATTATATGAAAGGCGATAA